In Polyodon spathula isolate WHYD16114869_AA chromosome 56, ASM1765450v1, whole genome shotgun sequence, the following are encoded in one genomic region:
- the LOC121307501 gene encoding hemicentin-1-like produces MRLQRGMAVCLFGVSVERTVATVEGRMALYFLSWSVILHYYLWDSSCSAELVFTSRPNDSVASLEKPLMLSCAAYDTVLQSQAAIEWFRNSREPILDLDTRVYQPTNGSLFFPSLRADDLGSYTCQASSRLSVINTTFSIYKAYMTPVFYSPVSQTVNAGESAFFECVSGDSLPSAQIRWEKEGKPLAEGIQFQGQYGGGNHLKVSGTMRIPVVSKEDAGKYVCVTHNPLLGTDVYSEAAILTVPVLPSKLVIAQGPADLTIATGKEAVLKCIVHGFPRPSVQWFRNNRPLENTAHLAPEEGGQLLVFKNVSLEDEGHYYCEARNAEEAVTSLAAYLLPAVMDWRFEQQPANVTAVEGEAVTLTCRPPSSRPPAIVTWFMNGRILKNKPHFTVLESGDLFFKRYL; encoded by the exons ATGAGATTGCAGCGTGGTATGGCAGTCTGTCTCTTTGGGGTTTCAGTTGAACGTACCGTTGCAACAGTTGAAGGCAGAATGGCATTATATTTCCTCTCCTGGAGTGTAATCCTCCACTACTACCTATGGGATAGCAGCTGCTCTGCAGAGCTAG TTTTTACTTCTCGTCCTAACGACAGCGTAGCCTCTCTGGAGAAGCCACTGATGCTGTCCTGCGCGGCGTACGACACTGTCCTTCAAAGCCAAGCCGCAATTGAGTGGTTCAGAAACTCTAGGGAACCCATACTGGACTTGGACACCCGGGTTTACCAGCCTACCAATGGGTCCCTGTTTTTTCCCAGCCTGCGGGCAGATGACTTGGGGAGCTACACTTGCCAAGCAAGCTCCAGGCTTTCTGTTATCAACACTACTTTCAGCATATACAAGGCCT ACATGACTCCAGTGTTTTACAGTCCTGTCTCTCAGACCGTGAATGCAGGAGAGAGCGCATTCTTCGAATGCGTTTCTGGGGACAGTCTACCTTCGGCTCAGATCAGATGGGAGAAAGAAGGAAAGCCGTTGGCTGAAGGAATTCAATTTCAG GGTCAGTATGGAGGGGGCAATCACTTGAAGGTCTCTGGGACAATGCGTATTCCTGTGGTATCCAAAGAAGACGCAGGCAAATACGTGTGTGTAACGCATAACCCTCTGCTAGGAACTGATGTGTACAGTGAAGCAGCCATTCTCACAGTGCCAG TTTTACCATCCAAACTGGTGATTGCTCAGGGTCCAGCTGACCTCACTATAGCAACTGGAAAGGAAGCTGTGTTGAAATGCATTGTCCACGGATTCCCCCGTCCCTCTGTGCAGTGGTTCAGAAACAACAGGCCTCTAGAGAACACAGCACACCTGGCACCTGAGGAAGGAGGCCAGCTACTTGTATTTAA AAACGTCTCTCTGGAAGATGAAGGGCACTATTACTGTGAAGCCAGGAATGCAGAGGAAGCAGTGACGTCTCTGGCTGCATACCTGCTCCCTGCTG TGATGGACTGGAGATTTGAGCAGCAGCCTGCCAATGTCACTGCCGTGGAGGGGGAAGCTGTCACTCTGACCTGCAGGCCTCCCTCCAGCAGGCCGCCAGCCATTGTCACCTGGTTTATGAATGGCAGGATTTTAAAGAACAAGCCACACTTTACAGTACTAGAGAGCGGAGATCTTTTTTTTAAGAGGTATTTGTGA